From the genome of Ptychodera flava strain L36383 chromosome 22, AS_Pfla_20210202, whole genome shotgun sequence, one region includes:
- the LOC139123018 gene encoding E3 ubiquitin-protein ligase TRIM56-like yields the protein MATAKSLSESDDLGRLGEYFLTCSLCQEFYRNAKTLQCLHSYCEGCLQTLVQKSAETLRCPECRCEFQLPGGGTTALGSNFLINGLVEYVRARDTRATGKSDQGITCDFCEEMVAEKRCSSCVLNLCEKCVKGHAKSRVTNGHPLVALSEVESDEAVKNSLYRSPTYCTSHEENIIKLYCDSCEKPICLECMALDHRPPEHKHRSLRDFFTDSVKTLKESLEKLRIKETEARESTQKVTQNLTEAIERHQEDMKKIQAHTEEIIRKLRDEEKKLLEQVKKYHDAEKKQIECDIDHYEIAEKNIASVCDFINVLINYGDWEAAAQFKQATVRVNQVMKIRTRYYSPKIPAIFKPNNEITNGGEGVIGILEEAIKLTRSKIPKYAITKEVIQIDVQCTDLDDYTTDRLRATLTDPDGKMKQLEVSRGSNCYRVKFREDAEGLCLLSLTVDGYSMPGSPFTIHVMSGENMAAKMEIGAVVVRGRDWEHGSQDGRPPGTGRVTSRDFRSIVVRWDSGVAHRHAMYGGRYHCKLAGFH from the exons ATGGCAACTGCAAAATCTTTGTCAGAGAGCGATGACTTGGGAAGGCTCGGCGAATATTTCCTAACCTGCAGTCTTTGTCAAGAATTCTATAGAAATGCCAAGACATTACAGTGTCTACACTCTTACTGCGAGGGTTGCCTGCAGACATTGGTGCAGAAGAGCGCAGAAACTCTCAGATGTCCTGAATGCCGATGTGAATTTCAACTTCCGGGTGGTGGCACCACAGCTCTTGGTTCGAATTTCCTCATCAACGGGTTAGTTGAATATGTGAGAGCGCGTGACACGCGAGCGACGGGAAAATCAGATCAAGGGATCACGTGCGATTTCTGTGAAGAAATGGTCGCCGAAAAGAGATGCAGTTCTTGCGTGTTGAATCTATGTGAAAAGTGTGTCAAAGGTCACGCCAAAAGTCGGGTGACAAACGGGCATCCATTGGTGGCGCTGTCCGAAGTAGAGAGTGACGAAGCCGTCAAGAATTCCTTGTACAGGTCGCCCACCTACTGCACATCACATGAAGAAAACATCATCAAGTTGTATTGTGATTCTTGTGAGAAGCCTATTTGTTTGGAATGCATGGCTTTAGATCACAGGCCACCCGAACATAAACACAGATCCCTTAGAGACTTTTTCACAGACTCTGTAAAGACTTTGAAAGAATCTTTGGAAAAACTTCGTATTAAGGAGACGGAAGCCCGGGAAAGTACGCAGAAGGTCACGCAAAATCTTACCGAGGCAATCGAGCGCCACCAAGAAGACATGAAGAAGATACAAGCACACACGGAAGAAATTATTCGGAAACTTAGAGATGAGGAAAAGAAGTTGCTTGAACAAGTGAAAAAATACCACGATGCcgaaaagaaacaaattgaatGTGATATTGATCATTACGAAATCGCAGAGAAGAATATCGCCAGTGTCTGTGACTTCATTAATGTCCTTATAAACTATGGCGACTGGGAGGCGGCCGCTCAGTTCAAACAGGCAACTGTACGTGTCAATCAAGTTATGAAAATAAGGACAAGATATTACTCTCCGAAGATTCCTGCTATCTTCAAACCAAACAACGAGATTACGAACGGCGGCGAGGGGGTGATTGGAATCTTGGAAGAGGCGATTAAGTTAACGCGATCTAAAATACCTAAATATGCTAtcacaaaggaagtaatacagatAGATGTGCAGTGCACAGATCTAGATGATTATACAACTGATCGACTTCGGGCAACCCTTACCGACCCGGATGGAAAAATGAAACAACTAGAAGTTAGCCGTGGATCGAACTGCTACAGAGTAAAATTTCGTGAAGACGCTGAAGGTCTCTGCCTTTTGTCATTGACCGTTGACGGATATAGCATGCCCGGTTCACCGTTTACCATTCACGTCATGTCAG GTGAAAACATGGCTGCCAAAATGGAGATTGGAGCGGTTGTTGTCAGGGGAAGAGATTGGGAACATGGCTCTCAA GATGGAAGGCCACCTGGCACTGGAAGAGTGACTTCAAGAGACTTCAGATCGATAGTGGTTAGGTGGGACTCTGGAGTTGCTCACCGGCATGCAATGTATGGCGGCCGTTACCATTGCAAATTAGCAGGTTTCCACTGA
- the LOC139123019 gene encoding E3 ubiquitin-protein ligase TRIM56-like, whose protein sequence is MAMASMKALDENDDLGKLGEYFLTCSLCQEYYKNAKTLQCLHSYCEGCLQTLVQKSAETLRCPECRCEFQLPVDGTSALASNFLINGLVEYVRARDTRPMGKSDQGITCDFCEEMVAEKRCGSCVLNLCEKCVKGHAKSRANKGHRLVALSDIESDEITSFSSFRAPTYCSSHEENIIKLYCDSCEEPICLECVALNHRPPEHKHRSQKEFFTDSVKTLQVSMDNLRIKETEARESAQKVTKTLTEAIERHQEDVKKIQAHTEEIIRKLRDEEKKLLEQVKKYHDAEKKQIECDIDHYEIAEKNIASVCDFINVLINYGDWEAAAQFKQATVRVNEVMKIKTKYKSTKIHATFKPNNELVVSKRMIGLFEVVIKVKRSKIPKYAIIQELIPIDVQCTEQDDYTTCRLQATLTDPDGKVKQLQRSIGSNFYRVTFREYAEGLYHLSLTVDGYTIPGSPFTIHVMSGENMAAEMKVGTVVVRGRHWDEGNNDDGNPPGTGKVMAERCSGLVKVKWSSTDICMEYFMKEGFYRCKLAGFY, encoded by the exons ATGGCTATGGCTTCTATGAAGGCATTGGACGAGAACGACGATTTGGGAAAGCTCGGCGAGTATTTCTTGACCTGCAGTCTTTGTCAAGAGTACTACAAGAATGCCAAAACATTACAGTGTCTACACTCTTACTGCGAGGGTTGCCTGCAGACATTGGTGCAGAAGAGCGCAGAAACTCTCAGATGTCCTGAATGCCGATGTGAATTTCAACTTCCGGTTGATGGCACCTCAGCTCTTGCCTCAAATTTCCTTATCAACGGGTTAGTAGAATATGTGAGAGCGCGTGACACGCGACCGATGGGGAAATCAGATCAAGGGATCACGTGCGATTTCTGTGAAGAAATGGTTGCTGAAAAGAGATGTGGTTCTTGCGTTTTGAATCTGTGTGAAAAatgtgtcaaaggtcacgcAAAGAGTAGAGCTAACAAGGGGCATCGGTTGGTGGCGCTGTCCGACATAGAGAGTGATGAAATTACAAGCTTTTCGTCATTTAGGGCACCAACTTACTGCTCATCCCACGAAGAAAACATCATCAAGTTGTATTGTGATTCTTGTGAGGAGCCCATTTGCCTTGAATGCGTGGCTTTAAATCACAGGCCACCCGAACATAAACACAGATCCCAAAAAGAATTTTTCACAGACTCTGTAAAGACCTTACAAGTTTCCATGGACAATCTCAGGATAAAAGAGACAGAAGCACGGGAAAGTGCACAGAAAGTTACAAAAACTCTTACCGAGGCAATCGAGCGCCACCAAGAAGACGTGAAGAAGATACAAGCACACACAGAAGAAATTATTCGGAAACTTAGAGACGAGGAAAAGAAGCTGCTTGAACAAGTGAAAAAATACCACGATGCcgaaaagaaacaaattgaatGTGATATTGATCATTACGAAATCGCAGAGAAGAATATCGCCAGTGTCTGTGACTTCATTAATGTCCTTATAAACTATGGCGACTGGGAGGCGGCCGCTCAGTTCAAACAGGCAACTGTACGTGTCAATGaagtcatgaaaataaaaacaaagtatAAATCCACTAAGATTCATGCAACATTCAAGCCAAACAATGAGCTTGTGGTCAGCAAGAGAATGATTGGACTGTTCGAGGTAGTGATCAAGGTAAAGCGATCTAAAATACCTAAATATGCTATTATTCAAGAATTAATACCAATAGATGTGCAATGCACAGAACAAGATGATTATACAACTTGTCGACTTCAGGCAACCCTTACTGACCCGGATGGAAAAGTGAAACAACTACAGCGTAGCATTGGATCGAACTTCTACCGTGTCACATTTCGTGAATACGCTGAAGGACTCTATCATTTGTCGTTGACTGTTGACGGTTATACAATACCTGGTTCACCGTTTACCATTCATGTTATGTCAG GTGAAAATATGGCTGCCGAAATGAAGGTCGGGACGGTTGTTGTCAGAGGAAGACATTGGGACGAAGGCAATAATGAC gATGGAAATCCACCGGGCACTGGCAAAGTAATGGCTGAAAGGTGCAGTGGATTGGTAAAGGTTAAGTGGAGCTCTACAGACATTTGCATggaatattttatgaaagaaGGATTTTACCGCTGCAAATTAGCCGGTTTCTACTAA